A single region of the Bacteroidota bacterium genome encodes:
- a CDS encoding DUF1761 domain-containing protein: protein MEKLNLMAVIAAAVSMFLIGGVWYSKALFANVWMKENNLTEEQLAKSNKAKTFGLLFLFSLIMAFNLAMFISDESIDFTMAIFYSLCVGLGWIALAFGIVALFELRSWRYIFINGGYMVISFLVMGIIIGAWK from the coding sequence ATGGAAAAGTTAAATTTAATGGCAGTTATTGCTGCAGCAGTTTCAATGTTTTTAATTGGCGGCGTTTGGTATTCCAAAGCATTGTTCGCAAATGTATGGATGAAAGAAAATAACCTTACAGAAGAACAGTTAGCAAAATCAAATAAAGCAAAAACATTTGGTTTATTATTTTTATTTTCGCTGATTATGGCATTTAATCTGGCCATGTTTATATCTGATGAAAGCATCGATTTTACCATGGCCATTTTTTATTCTTTATGTGTTGGTTTGGGTTGGATAGCACTCGCATTTGGAATTGTTGCATTATTCGAATTGCGCAGTTGGAGATATATTTTTATTAATGGTGGTTATATGGTAATTTCATTTTTGGTAATGGGAATAATTATCGGCGCCTGGAAATAA
- a CDS encoding gliding motility-associated C-terminal domain-containing protein, which yields MKRIVLLFICISSMQWVSAQQQMQVKKNDYTSITSGKTTIAYPEISEELLNSTPENYYSNPDFGILPINAPDSVIELIQKRTTDSRYYIKKNTNGSKFYIQKSYGPINYYDPSGNLRAIDFYLHPTMVNGIYEAASQPAPTKIDLVNNFTSIRIKDLDYRYNRDLQLYYQNGSNTSKPQKANMSTYTAGRDGVWITDVFKGVDAEIAFRQNAIKTNFIIKDKSLIDPNSEYLIIDDPVELPDGFTIVEEDVDGYYLKNGDWKGDIIIKNQFGLNYIRIEKPVVLDQNKEKTHDQEQVDAVAYQIIKTEKGFIIRLRVNTKWLLNAERKYPVVVDPTLIGEATYVAGDIGFEFDGLCWNEADYCNYFLDITVPGKTTLTDAYFDGTYYSQNFGCFFVTDCLMSEAAFRILGICDDSPSPGGFWTCLPPVGDSAGTCYGVDLPMFNTIACIPPQCADYEFTFEMRTWHCSCTQPPCGILCHFMPSGSWVITIEGETVVETQIVSATYPDFVICEGDTIDLFAGGYWGVPPYTYEWIPGGVVEPIHEVWPTTTSTYTSVIHDACDMTDTVTQEVTVNPSPIIDLGPFEACYQTTITAPAGYANYVWTDANDSVLATGSTLFVDSTGNYFLTVIDGNGCEGTSSPIIVNIYEAPVINAIPDTLFVNDGALAFLEAEIIEGTDVTFYWSPEDNVNCINCPSTLAFTVGAESVFYVTGEENGCMSAPDSIIVVMEESELIIPNAFTPNEDGLNDEFHILNPIFYPVFSFRIFNRWGQEVFATSDVLKGWDGTYVDKEQEIGMYVWMITYEKANEPGQQYILRGTVTLLR from the coding sequence ATGAAAAGAATAGTTCTACTTTTTATCTGCATTTCCTCAATGCAATGGGTATCAGCTCAACAGCAGATGCAGGTAAAAAAGAATGACTATACCTCAATTACTTCCGGTAAAACAACAATTGCTTATCCAGAAATTTCTGAAGAGTTATTAAATAGTACTCCAGAAAATTATTACAGCAACCCCGACTTCGGAATATTACCTATTAATGCACCGGATAGTGTTATTGAATTAATTCAAAAACGTACTACCGATTCACGTTACTACATTAAAAAAAATACCAACGGCAGTAAATTTTATATTCAGAAATCTTATGGTCCGATAAATTATTACGACCCATCAGGTAATTTACGTGCAATCGATTTTTATTTGCACCCAACCATGGTTAATGGTATTTATGAAGCAGCATCGCAACCGGCGCCAACAAAAATTGACCTCGTAAATAATTTTACATCCATTCGAATTAAAGATTTAGATTATCGTTACAACCGCGATCTGCAATTATATTATCAAAACGGAAGTAATACATCTAAACCCCAAAAAGCAAATATGTCAACCTACACCGCCGGTAGAGATGGTGTTTGGATTACCGATGTATTTAAAGGTGTAGATGCGGAAATTGCATTTCGTCAAAATGCCATTAAAACAAATTTTATTATTAAAGATAAAAGTTTAATCGACCCCAATAGCGAATATCTCATTATTGATGACCCTGTTGAATTACCTGATGGCTTTACTATTGTTGAAGAAGATGTTGATGGATATTATTTGAAAAATGGTGATTGGAAAGGAGATATTATTATTAAAAATCAATTCGGATTAAATTATATCCGCATCGAAAAACCGGTGGTGCTCGATCAGAATAAAGAAAAAACGCATGATCAGGAACAAGTAGATGCTGTTGCATATCAAATCATTAAAACAGAAAAAGGATTTATAATTCGCTTGCGTGTAAATACGAAATGGTTACTCAACGCTGAAAGAAAATATCCTGTAGTTGTTGACCCAACATTAATTGGCGAAGCAACTTATGTAGCAGGAGATATTGGTTTTGAATTTGACGGACTCTGCTGGAATGAAGCTGATTATTGTAATTATTTTTTAGATATTACTGTTCCCGGAAAAACAACATTAACTGATGCCTATTTTGATGGCACTTATTATTCACAAAATTTCGGATGTTTTTTTGTTACGGATTGCCTGATGAGTGAAGCTGCATTTCGTATTTTAGGAATATGTGATGACTCGCCTTCACCAGGCGGTTTCTGGACTTGTCTGCCACCAGTTGGCGACAGTGCAGGTACTTGTTATGGTGTCGATTTGCCGATGTTTAATACAATAGCCTGTATTCCACCACAATGCGCCGATTATGAATTCACTTTCGAAATGCGCACTTGGCATTGTTCATGTACGCAACCTCCATGTGGAATTCTTTGCCATTTTATGCCAAGTGGAAGTTGGGTAATTACTATTGAAGGCGAAACCGTTGTTGAAACACAAATTGTTTCTGCTACATATCCCGATTTTGTTATTTGCGAAGGTGATACCATCGATTTATTTGCAGGTGGTTACTGGGGCGTTCCACCATACACATACGAATGGATTCCGGGTGGCGTTGTAGAACCCATTCACGAAGTGTGGCCAACAACTACAAGTACTTATACTTCAGTAATTCACGATGCCTGCGATATGACCGATACCGTAACGCAAGAAGTAACTGTAAATCCATCACCAATAATTGATTTAGGCCCTTTCGAAGCGTGTTATCAAACTACAATTACAGCACCGGCCGGTTATGCAAATTATGTATGGACCGATGCTAATGACAGCGTATTGGCAACAGGTTCCACATTATTTGTTGATTCAACAGGAAATTATTTTTTAACGGTAATTGATGGCAATGGTTGTGAAGGTACATCATCGCCAATTATTGTAAATATTTATGAAGCGCCTGTAATTAATGCGATTCCTGATACACTTTTTGTAAACGATGGTGCACTTGCTTTTTTGGAGGCAGAAATAATTGAGGGTACAGATGTTACTTTTTATTGGTCACCGGAAGATAATGTGAACTGTATTAACTGCCCAAGCACCCTCGCATTTACCGTTGGGGCAGAATCTGTATTTTATGTCACCGGTGAAGAAAATGGTTGTATGTCGGCACCCGATTCTATTATTGTTGTAATGGAAGAAAGTGAATTAATTATTCCAAATGCATTTACACCAAATGAAGATGGATTGAATGATGAATTTCATATTTTAAATCCGATTTTTTATCCGGTATTTTCTTTCAGGATATTTAATCGCTGGGGGCAGGAAGTATTTGCTACAAGTGATGTATTAAAAGGCTGGGACGGCACTTATGTTGATAAAGAACAGGAAATCGGCATGTATGTTTGGATGATTACTTACGAAAAAGCCAATGAACCCGGACAACAGTATATTCTTCGCGGAACGGTAACCTTATTGCGGTAA
- a CDS encoding gliding motility-associated C-terminal domain-containing protein, protein MMKFYTTLLCIMVLFGVKAQTFQLFTEDFNLPTATFTLNTAGPAGVASGTNKWIINNSYTGGFGYPNTTTQDLTVSGTIGGAPTSNYLHIYDEEGAPAITCASYDPTDPSDNFAEMSGGFCTLGLIDIEYTFFWLCEGGAGDYGQVYYSADGGPWTPVGMALYSGQTLWKYEVISDPAFEDVANLRFGYRWVNNSDGGSSTMSFAVDDIIAVGTYDEAIHPVDINIDFISPDPVCKLSTLIVGWSLSDPLCTGIYEIELSNAAGAFAAPTSLGVFTILAEDTIGAIAATIPGAIPDGSCYKVRINRTSPLPEITGEASVCFTIENCPNIITTLAPVVTFDSNAVCVNSVIDVPFFSTGVYNPGNVYTAQLSDSLGNFDSPSIIGTFTSNATYDPALGSPPGTVSGIVPTVPPGCNYYIRVVSSNPAAVGSAYGTVCIQECDIETNNIEDVYACITEDSGVTITINYDVNVFDDIETYCDTNTFCVEVLDAMFFTQANLCGLGFTVDTESGTIDLEIPGYFDLLAMGLDAGIWYMRVIANCGTPQENTLGTLVHLSIGAPADNAPELIPADTLLCEGAIGSATIVPYNPNSDYQFQFGLGTPFVWPFNPIFIDFTGLPGDYTLRVREINYNCPGPWSEYITFHIIDVPIVTVTGPIKACTGDTVYYSVPYFLTTYYDWSLSGGSIVDTSNNVVGIVWDEAGSYTLNIFALNECGSGSGSKTINVIETVPVETSDDITVCVGDPATFSVLTVGVPYYEWYEAETGTFISDDFVINVTPDTTSSYILVAEDEEGCPSYDTVTVFVENPEFETDTTQYCIGGSVVLDAGYPGSTYSWNNGATTQTIEVSLFGTYTVLINTPDDACDITKTIYVNEVIDNCDPIIDIPNAFSPNGDGFNDNLVIVGAAIVGFEIRIYNRWGELVYQSTDVGVINNAGLGWDGKLNNEDQEMGTYVYQLSATGGSGKTIQLQGNITLVR, encoded by the coding sequence ATGATGAAATTTTACACCACATTACTTTGTATCATGGTTTTGTTTGGCGTAAAAGCCCAAACTTTTCAGTTGTTTACAGAGGATTTTAATTTACCTACTGCAACCTTTACGTTAAACACGGCAGGCCCTGCAGGAGTAGCTTCCGGAACCAATAAATGGATAATAAACAATAGTTATACCGGCGGTTTCGGTTATCCAAATACCACAACGCAGGATTTAACTGTTTCCGGAACCATTGGCGGTGCCCCAACCAGCAATTACCTGCACATTTATGATGAAGAAGGTGCACCGGCAATCACCTGTGCAAGTTATGACCCTACCGACCCATCCGACAACTTTGCAGAAATGTCAGGAGGCTTTTGTACATTGGGTTTGATAGATATTGAATACACTTTTTTCTGGTTATGTGAAGGTGGTGCAGGCGACTACGGACAAGTGTATTACAGCGCCGACGGAGGACCCTGGACACCCGTGGGAATGGCTTTGTATAGCGGACAAACTTTATGGAAATATGAAGTAATCAGCGATCCGGCTTTTGAAGATGTTGCCAATTTGCGTTTTGGTTATCGCTGGGTAAATAACAGCGACGGAGGCTCCAGCACCATGTCGTTTGCGGTAGATGATATTATTGCTGTGGGTACTTATGATGAAGCTATTCATCCTGTTGATATCAATATCGATTTTATTTCGCCGGACCCGGTTTGTAAACTCAGCACTTTAATTGTTGGATGGTCATTATCTGACCCATTGTGCACCGGTATTTATGAAATCGAATTATCAAATGCTGCCGGCGCTTTTGCTGCACCTACAAGTTTAGGTGTATTTACCATTTTAGCTGAAGATACCATTGGTGCTATTGCAGCAACTATTCCGGGTGCTATTCCAGATGGTTCCTGCTATAAAGTGCGCATCAACCGCACCTCGCCATTGCCGGAAATTACGGGTGAAGCAAGTGTATGTTTTACAATAGAAAATTGTCCGAATATTATTACCACCCTGGCACCTGTAGTCACCTTCGACTCGAATGCCGTTTGTGTTAACAGTGTAATTGATGTGCCGTTTTTTTCGACGGGTGTTTATAATCCCGGGAATGTTTATACTGCTCAACTGAGCGATTCGCTCGGAAATTTCGATTCACCTTCTATAATCGGAACATTTACCAGTAATGCAACTTACGATCCTGCTTTGGGTTCACCTCCGGGTACCGTTTCCGGTATTGTGCCAACGGTTCCACCGGGATGTAATTATTATATCCGTGTAGTTTCCAGCAATCCTGCTGCTGTCGGTTCTGCTTATGGAACAGTCTGTATTCAGGAATGTGATATTGAAACAAATAATATTGAAGATGTTTATGCATGTATTACTGAAGATAGTGGTGTAACAATTACCATTAATTATGATGTAAATGTGTTTGATGATATCGAAACGTATTGTGATACCAATACTTTTTGTGTTGAAGTATTAGATGCCATGTTTTTTACACAGGCAAATTTATGCGGATTAGGATTTACAGTTGATACTGAATCGGGGACAATTGATTTAGAAATTCCGGGTTACTTTGATTTACTCGCAATGGGTTTAGATGCAGGAATTTGGTACATGCGCGTAATTGCAAATTGTGGAACACCGCAGGAAAATACGTTAGGAACGCTTGTCCATCTTTCTATTGGTGCACCGGCAGATAATGCTCCGGAATTAATTCCTGCAGATACTTTATTATGTGAAGGCGCAATAGGAAGCGCAACCATTGTTCCATATAATCCGAATTCCGATTATCAATTCCAGTTTGGGCTTGGTACTCCATTTGTGTGGCCGTTTAATCCGATATTTATCGACTTCACCGGGTTGCCTGGTGATTATACATTACGCGTTCGTGAAATAAATTATAATTGTCCCGGACCTTGGAGTGAATATATTACTTTCCATATTATTGATGTGCCGATAGTAACTGTTACAGGACCAATTAAAGCGTGTACCGGCGACACGGTTTATTATTCGGTGCCATATTTTTTAACGACATATTATGACTGGTCGTTAAGTGGTGGTTCAATTGTAGATACATCAAATAACGTTGTGGGTATTGTTTGGGATGAAGCCGGTTCTTATACCTTAAATATTTTTGCATTAAATGAATGTGGCAGCGGCTCGGGTTCAAAAACAATTAATGTTATTGAAACTGTTCCGGTTGAAACAAGTGATGATATTACGGTATGCGTTGGTGATCCTGCAACATTTAGTGTGCTCACCGTTGGTGTTCCTTATTACGAATGGTACGAAGCAGAAACAGGCACATTTATCAGCGACGATTTTGTTATAAATGTTACTCCTGACACAACTAGTTCTTATATATTAGTTGCTGAAGATGAAGAAGGTTGCCCAAGTTATGATACGGTAACGGTATTTGTTGAAAATCCCGAATTTGAAACAGATACTACACAATATTGTATTGGTGGAAGTGTTGTTTTAGATGCCGGTTATCCTGGCTCAACCTATTCATGGAATAATGGTGCTACAACACAAACAATAGAAGTTTCGTTATTTGGTACATATACCGTTTTAATTAATACACCTGATGATGCCTGTGATATTACTAAAACCATTTACGTTAATGAAGTAATTGATAATTGTGATCCGATAATTGATATTCCAAATGCATTTTCACCAAATGGCGATGGCTTTAACGATAATTTAGTTATTGTCGGCGCTGCAATTGTTGGATTTGAAATTAGAATTTATAATCGCTGGGGCGAATTGGTTTACCAAAGCACTGATGTTGGTGTAATTAATAATGCCGGTTTGGGTTGGGATGGAAAATTAAATAATGAAGACCAGGAAATGGGCACCTACGTATATCAATTAAGTGCAACCGGCGGAAGTGGCAAAACCATACAGTTGCAGGGAAATATTACACTGGTGCGTTAA
- a CDS encoding polysaccharide biosynthesis C-terminal domain-containing protein, with product MSLRRLANVTAIYGLSTILVRTLNYVLAPLHTRVFTNQADYGIISEMYAYVTFINVICMFGLETAYFRFASNNNNGLDKNKVFGSSQLSLIVSTFLIVCALIFSSGSIASELGYPGRNNYIVFFALIIGFDTLVNIPFAQLRLENKPWKYFIIKLVNILINILLNFFFLWPALKNNYTLFEPFGFTYQPEYGIAYVFIANLIASGVTFLIFIPSMLHIKFDTAIWKKLMQYGAPLIIIGLAGMINETLDRVLLKYWGSGTLDENLKQVGIYSAVYKLSIFMTLAVQGFRMGAEPFFFSRSADKNAPALYAMVMKYFVVVCCVIFLGVGLFPDVFKIIIGKEYHEGLHIVPILLLANLFLGIYYNQSVWYKLTDKTTFATIIPICGAAITLIMNFFLIPVIGYTGAAWATFTCYLSMVIMSHVIGQKHYHVPYNLRKIIAYIVISVILCLIGLWLHNHIDNFIVSMLIRIIFIAVFFVFAWWLDLKKLIVKKAN from the coding sequence ATGTCACTTAGGCGATTAGCTAATGTAACCGCAATTTATGGTTTGAGCACAATTTTGGTGCGGACATTAAACTATGTATTAGCCCCATTACATACAAGAGTTTTTACCAATCAGGCCGATTATGGGATTATATCTGAAATGTATGCTTATGTTACCTTTATTAATGTGATTTGCATGTTCGGTTTAGAAACTGCATACTTTCGTTTTGCTTCAAATAATAATAATGGGTTAGATAAAAATAAAGTGTTCGGATCATCACAATTGTCGCTGATTGTTTCCACTTTTTTAATTGTTTGTGCTTTAATTTTTTCATCAGGCAGCATTGCCAGCGAATTAGGTTATCCGGGGAGAAATAATTACATCGTTTTTTTTGCTTTGATAATTGGTTTCGACACATTGGTTAATATTCCGTTTGCACAATTAAGATTAGAAAATAAACCCTGGAAATATTTTATCATTAAGCTCGTAAATATTTTAATTAATATTTTATTAAACTTCTTTTTCCTTTGGCCGGCATTAAAAAATAATTATACATTATTTGAGCCATTCGGATTCACCTATCAGCCGGAATATGGAATTGCTTATGTATTTATTGCGAATTTAATTGCAAGTGGTGTTACATTTTTAATATTCATTCCATCCATGCTGCATATTAAATTTGACACAGCCATATGGAAAAAATTAATGCAATACGGTGCACCTTTAATTATTATCGGATTGGCAGGAATGATTAACGAAACACTCGACCGTGTCTTGTTGAAATACTGGGGTTCAGGTACGCTGGATGAGAACCTGAAACAAGTGGGTATTTACAGCGCTGTTTACAAACTATCCATCTTTATGACGCTTGCTGTACAAGGCTTTCGTATGGGTGCGGAGCCATTCTTTTTTAGTCGCTCCGCTGATAAAAATGCACCTGCTTTATATGCCATGGTGATGAAATATTTTGTTGTGGTTTGTTGCGTTATTTTTTTAGGGGTGGGATTGTTTCCCGACGTATTTAAAATAATAATCGGCAAAGAATATCACGAAGGTTTACACATAGTACCCATTCTGTTATTGGCGAATTTATTTTTAGGCATTTATTACAATCAGAGTGTTTGGTATAAACTTACCGACAAAACAACATTTGCAACAATAATTCCGATTTGTGGTGCAGCAATTACTTTAATTATGAATTTTTTCCTCATTCCAGTAATTGGTTATACAGGTGCTGCATGGGCAACATTTACTTGTTATTTAAGTATGGTTATTATGAGTCATGTTATCGGACAAAAACATTATCATGTGCCTTATAATCTGCGAAAAATAATTGCTTATATTGTTATTTCGGTAATTTTATGTTTAATCGGATTATGGCTGCATAATCATATCGATAATTTTATTGTTTCAATGCTCATTCGCATTATTTTTATTGCTGTATTTTTTGTTTTTGCGTGGTGGCTCGATTTAAAAAAATTAATTGTTAAAAAGGCAAATTAA
- a CDS encoding response regulator transcription factor, which translates to MKVMLIEDEQPALEKLILQLKSYNEPVEIVAICGSIQASISHLKTNSTPDLIFSDIALSDGNAFDIFKSVPVECPVIFITAYDAWLLEAFEMNSIDYLLKPVSETRLFAALNKYKSLQKHFSGNLTRFIQQESNNSLAKSRYVVKKGISYQAVRVEDIAYFISEHKITFLVDAAGNKYIIEKSLQELETELDNKQFFRLNRKFIANITAISKFKTYTKGKILIELIPAPTDEVIVSQENASNFKQWING; encoded by the coding sequence ATGAAAGTGATGCTTATTGAAGATGAACAACCGGCATTGGAGAAATTAATACTCCAACTGAAAAGTTATAACGAACCGGTAGAAATTGTTGCAATATGTGGCAGCATACAGGCAAGTATATCTCACCTAAAAACAAACAGTACGCCCGATTTAATTTTTAGTGATATCGCTTTGTCGGATGGAAATGCATTTGATATTTTTAAATCAGTTCCTGTTGAATGTCCAGTAATTTTTATAACAGCTTATGATGCGTGGTTGCTGGAAGCATTTGAAATGAACAGTATCGATTATTTGTTAAAACCGGTGAGTGAAACGCGATTGTTTGCCGCATTAAATAAATACAAATCGTTACAAAAACATTTTTCAGGCAATTTAACCCGGTTTATACAGCAGGAGTCGAATAACAGTTTAGCCAAAAGCCGTTATGTGGTTAAAAAGGGAATTAGTTATCAGGCGGTTAGGGTTGAAGATATTGCGTATTTTATTTCTGAACACAAAATAACTTTTTTGGTTGATGCAGCCGGTAATAAATATATTATCGAAAAATCGCTGCAGGAATTGGAAACTGAACTGGATAACAAACAATTTTTCAGATTAAACAGAAAATTTATAGCCAACATTACTGCTATCAGTAAATTTAAAACCTATACCAAAGGAAAAATATTAATTGAATTAATTCCGGCGCCGACAGACGAAGTAATTGTGAGTCAGGAAAATGCTTCGAATTTTAAACAATGGATAAACGGATAA
- a CDS encoding histidine kinase, translating into MKLEVLLPKQEKLIPKPENKIPAALNDRGLRLVLIPLFAIAVPNLTGLAHYHYPVITIIFHYLYFLLISVSVYYGNRYLLFQLSDRFNWFYSPFRKVLTLLAGVILYTLPVTVFFIGLFYVCILNEPLDETVLRNVCLMNVICVIFVAHIYETVFLIKHTENEMVRTAKIEQAKAEAELEALKSQIDPHFIFNSLNTLSHLITQDQQKAKLFNDNLADVYRYILQNKSRSLVFLKDEILFLENYFSLLHIRFGDSIQLALSISGDDADNFLLPPISLQFLLENCVKHNEFNHQHPMVVEVFIDGKMVVCRNRKRSKQYQQKGTETGLINLSGRFKMLTGEAIVIDDAAEYFIVKLPLLSSGI; encoded by the coding sequence TTGAAGTTGGAAGTTTTATTACCCAAGCAGGAAAAATTAATACCGAAACCGGAAAATAAAATCCCGGCAGCGCTAAACGATCGCGGTTTACGTTTGGTATTAATACCTCTTTTTGCAATTGCCGTTCCTAATTTAACGGGACTTGCACATTATCATTATCCTGTTATTACCATTATTTTTCATTATTTATACTTTTTGTTGATTTCGGTGAGTGTATACTATGGCAACCGGTATTTATTATTTCAATTAAGCGACCGGTTTAACTGGTTTTACAGTCCGTTTCGTAAAGTATTAACTTTGCTGGCCGGTGTAATTTTATACACCTTGCCGGTTACGGTGTTTTTTATAGGGTTATTTTATGTGTGTATATTAAATGAACCATTAGATGAAACCGTTTTGCGGAATGTTTGCCTGATGAATGTAATCTGTGTAATTTTTGTCGCACATATTTATGAAACCGTATTTTTAATTAAACATACTGAAAATGAAATGGTGCGCACAGCAAAAATTGAACAAGCTAAGGCAGAAGCCGAATTGGAAGCATTAAAATCGCAGATTGATCCACATTTTATTTTCAATTCATTAAATACGCTTTCGCACCTGATTACGCAAGATCAACAAAAAGCAAAATTGTTTAATGATAATCTTGCCGATGTATATCGCTACATTCTGCAAAATAAAAGTCGCAGCCTGGTTTTTTTGAAAGATGAAATTTTGTTTTTGGAAAATTATTTTTCATTATTGCATATCCGGTTTGGCGACAGTATTCAGTTAGCGCTTTCTATTTCAGGTGATGATGCAGATAATTTTTTATTGCCTCCAATTTCACTACAATTTTTATTGGAAAATTGTGTTAAACACAATGAATTTAATCACCAGCATCCAATGGTGGTTGAAGTATTTATAGATGGAAAGATGGTTGTTTGTCGCAACAGAAAACGCTCAAAACAATATCAGCAAAAAGGAACCGAAACCGGTTTAATTAATTTATCGGGTCGATTTAAAATGCTGACCGGCGAAGCGATTGTGATAGATGATGCTGCAGAATATTTTATTGTTAAACTTCCTCTTTTATCTTCAGGTATATGA
- the dut gene encoding dUTP diphosphatase, protein MNIRIINTSNNPNPGYATSQSAGMDLRAFLTEDMVLLPGERTLVPTGIFIELPAGYEAQIRPRSGLAINSGITMLNSPGTIDADYRGEIKVIAINHGKNPFTIKSGDKIAQMVVAKHEVVVWENTDSLDETVRKDGGFGSTG, encoded by the coding sequence ATGAATATCCGAATTATCAATACCTCAAATAATCCGAATCCGGGATATGCCACATCGCAATCTGCGGGTATGGATTTACGGGCTTTTTTAACTGAAGACATGGTGCTATTACCCGGCGAAAGAACCCTGGTGCCTACGGGTATTTTTATAGAATTACCTGCAGGTTATGAAGCACAAATTCGCCCCCGCTCGGGACTTGCAATAAACAGCGGCATCACCATGCTGAACAGTCCCGGCACCATCGACGCCGACTACCGTGGTGAAATAAAAGTCATCGCCATAAATCACGGCAAAAACCCCTTCACCATAAAATCCGGCGACAAAATAGCCCAAATGGTAGTTGCCAAACACGAAGTTGTTGTTTGGGAAAATACAGATTCGCTTGATGAAACTGTGAGGAAGGATGGGGGGTTTGGTTCGACCGGTTAA